A single Salmo salar chromosome ssa19, Ssal_v3.1, whole genome shotgun sequence DNA region contains:
- the cabp5a gene encoding calcium-binding protein 5a, translated as MSLGAACVFLRGGKHIDRELADDEIEELREAFAEFDKDKDGLISCKDLGNLMRTMGYMPTEMELIELSQNINMNLGGRVDFEDFVELMAPKLLAETAGMIGVKELKDAFKEFDADGDGEITTEELRNAMTKLMGEHMSRREIDAVVREADNNGDGTVDFEEFVRMMSRQ; from the exons ATGAGTTTAGGAGCAGCATGTGTCTTCCTGAGGGGAGGGAAGCATATT GACAGAGAGCTGGCCGATGACGAAATTGAAG AGCTGCGCGAGGCGTTTGCTGAGTTCGACAAGGACAAGGATGGGCTGATCAGCTGCAAGGACCTGGGCAACCTGATGAGGACAATGGGCTACATGCCCACTGAGATGGAGCTGATCGAGCTGAGCCAGAACATCAACATGAACC TTGGTGGGAGAGTAGACTTTGAGGACTTTGTTGAGCTGATGGCCCCAAAGCTGCTGGCTGAGACTGCTGGGATGATTGGCGTTAAAGAACTGAAGGACGCTTTcaaagag TTTGACGCGGACGGAGATGGAGAGATCACAACAGAGGAGTTACGAAACGCCATGACCAAGCTGATGGGGGAGCACATGTCTCGAAGAGAGATTGACGCTGTGGTACGAGAGGCTGACAACAACGGTGATGGGACAGTAGACTTTGAAG AGTTTGTTAGAATGATGTCACGCCAGTGA